One Candidatus Anoxymicrobium japonicum genomic window carries:
- a CDS encoding hemoglobin-like protein: protein MTDQATTPTTYEKIGGEATIARLTARFYELMDTVSHFAELRAMHPADLSGSRDKLFMFLSGWFGGPDLFVEKFGHPKLRARHMPFAIGTKERDQWVACMALAMEDVGLSEDVRKVLLNNFFNTADFMRNKEG, encoded by the coding sequence ATGACCGATCAAGCCACAACGCCCACGACCTACGAAAAAATCGGCGGCGAAGCCACCATTGCCAGGCTGACCGCCCGTTTCTACGAATTGATGGACACCGTTTCTCATTTTGCCGAACTGCGGGCCATGCATCCGGCCGATCTTTCCGGTTCGCGGGACAAGCTCTTCATGTTTCTTTCCGGCTGGTTCGGCGGCCCCGATCTGTTTGTCGAAAAGTTCGGCCATCCCAAGCTGCGCGCCCGCCATATGCCCTTTGCCATCGGCACGAAAGAACGCGATCAATGGGTCGCCTGCATGGCGCTGGCCATGGAGGACGTCGGCCTGAGCGAGGATGTGCGCAAGGTGTTGCTCAATAATTTCTTCAACACGGCCGACTTCATGCGCAATAAAGAAGGATAA